Within Gemmatimonadota bacterium, the genomic segment AATCACTGCATAATCTGCGTGCGAACGCACAGCCCTACCCATTCCCTGCTCAATGCGATAGATAAGCCTATTTCTGACACCACCAGGGATTGCCATTTGACTACTGTCATATTTGTCCGCAATACTTTCACCATAAGGCATTCCATCGATCACGAGTATGCGGCAAGCATTATCAGGAAGATCGACACCATCATATCGCTGAACAAAAACAATGATATTAGAGTCCGGGACGCCTCCACGTAATTTCTTAATTGCGTCTCCCACTTCACCTCCCAATACAACCTTTGCACCATATGGTTTCCAAAGTCTTGCATCGGCTTCATTGGATGCAAGAACAACAACCCGCTGTCTTTTTGATGCTCTCCTACAGAGATCCATAACCCAATACCGATCAAGATTGGGATCAAATAACGATGGTGCTAAAACCATCCGTTCACCAAGCCCTTTGTCGGATTTAGGTAGAACCGGATTACTTGCTGCGGAATATTCACAGCTAAGTTCTCGTATAAGAACCGAGTCATCAGCAAGGGTTGCAGACATAAATAGACGATGTTCGGCCTCACTATATGCAGCACTTTCGTGGATAGGAAGAACATCCGGTATAATTTCAATACCTGAACCCGATACAATGCATCGACACCAACGGAGAATATCACGGATGTGAGGCCAGATAAATGTAAGCGATTTTTCATCTAATTTGTCTGCAAGAATTTGCTGGATGTCATCCAAAAGTGGTTCCCAGATCCAGTAAGGAACTTCAATTGCCGCAAACGGATCATCCCTTCTTATATCAGTCCACAAACCCAGTTTGTATTTCCGGCACGGAGCATCTAAAAGTTCGAGTAGATTCTTGAGTACTTCACCTTCCAAAATCTGCAATTTGAATGCATCCCGAATTTCCTCAACCCCTGCGTGGGCATCATCTAGCACTATAGCATATGGTCTTAAATGCACATCGCGACGGTTGAAGGTCGTTTTCGCATTGAAAAGCTTGTCATAGGTACAGATTATTATTGCTCTTCCTCTGGTTCCCTCGAAATCTGGATGTGGTTCCCCTGCAGGATAGATCACTGATCTGATTCCAAGTTTCTGTGCCTCTTCGTGAACTTGCTCTACCAATTGAACTGTGGGACACAAGTAAACAACAGGCTTGCCTGATTTCTCCATATGAGATTGGAGATAAAGCAGAGCCACCGCTGTTTTACCCGCTCCAGTGCTAACCTTTAATACCAAGTCTTTT encodes:
- a CDS encoding DEAD/DEAH box helicase; amino-acid sequence: DVTNLLALFEYLDRHGSHIDLRPVQKEVLSAINGRRDEKDLVLKVSTGAGKTAVALLYLQSHMEKSGKPVVYLCPTVQLVEQVHEEAQKLGIRSVIYPAGEPHPDFEGTRGRAIIICTYDKLFNAKTTFNRRDVHLRPYAIVLDDAHAGVEEIRDAFKLQILEGEVLKNLLELLDAPCRKYKLGLWTDIRRDDPFAAIEVPYWIWEPLLDDIQQILADKLDEKSLTFIWPHIRDILRWCRCIVSGSGIEIIPDVLPIHESAAYSEAEHRLFMSATLADDSVLIRELSCEYSAASNPVLPKSDKGLGERMVLAPSLFDPNLDRYWVMDLCRRASKRQRVVVLASNEADARLWKPYGAKVVLGGEVGDAIKKLRGGVPDSNIIVFVQRYDGVDLPDNACRILVIDGMPYGESIADKYDSSQMAIPGGVRNRLIYRIEQGMGRAVRSHADYAVIILAGPVLANFIAKHEVVEEMNPDTRAQLKLALDLAELARKDEQDPDKLLIDMIGQCLNRDEGWKQYYAENIESEKNKKKDSAHLSMADAERQAFNMALANNELDAVDLLRRAIDDNDLSVKEAGWYLQKVANYMHNVDPGEALEVQRAANKKNNSLLCPPGVTRRPSLPGKFETQTEMVKWFKEFENPNGAIAKIQEMRAQLSYEVSPRIFEKALMELAALLGAKGSRPEEDFNEGPDNLWLWPKMSLVIEAKNRNQKSLHKKDAGQLFHSVEWFKQSYSTRQNSIPIIIAKISVADPKVLFPEGTRVITSEKMERLLNRLEQFYQNLVNDPSLLKQPKEILKLQTSIGISPEQFIRGYTVAVIKSR